The genomic stretch TTCAGGGGAACTTACGGCTTAACAGAGATGAAAAGGGTCAAAAAGCACTCAGCATCCTGAAGAAGGCTCTAATTAAGAGATGGCTAATTGTACCAAGGAGAAATCACAAGGCACTGGATCCAGCATTGCGCTATAATATAGATGCCATTTTCAGCTAGTAGAATGTAATGTCCCATCTTTAACAGTGTCACAGATATTGTAGTCTTTCCCAGCAACCTTGAACAAGCATATCTACTTGGCCTCTTACAGAGGTTAACAAAAGTCATAGCATAGGGTTGGCACACACTCAACCCAAATAGGCAGGACTTCAAAGGATAGTGCTTTATCCAAGTGGATTATCCCATAATATGAACACAACCTGTTAAGTATTAAGGGGTAATGAAAAAAAACTTCTGAATGAGAGCAAGTTCtcaaatatactttaaaaaaacttTATGAACAGATTTGCTATATCCTGTCTTTGATAAAATTTAGAATCAAAAGGAAGCAAAGGGAAACTGCGTGGAAGAGAAATACATTTGCAAACACAATAGTTAACACAAAAAATTAAATCCCAAATCCTAGTTAGTAAGCAATATATGGAGTTAATGAAATGTGGATAAGCAAGACTCACTTTTCACTACTTTGTGTGAACTGTTTGGTTGGAATAAGGAACGTTTACTTTAACCAAATTAAAGACTTGTTTTATTTCTACTttagaaggaaaagagaaagtcAAAACAGAATCATTCTCCAATTTCCTCTCCACTGTACGTAAAGCCACATACATacattcacacacatgcacacaccccttaATCTGCACTgaagtgttctttttttccttttcaaccaaaaaggtagatcctgggagtaagtgcaaaATGCAAAAATCAACTGACAGGAAATGCTGAACAAGCAGcataattaaaatacaaaatattttatattattgAACTATTAAACGGGTAATGTTCACTGTTTCTGTAAAACTTTGGAACCACACAGCTGATTTCTTAAATCTAGTCCATGTCAACTTCCAGAACTGTTAATTAATTAGCTTCATTTTTTGATGCTTCATCAAAGTTTTCTACGAGATCTGAAAAAGATGAAAATATTGAATACAGTAACATTTAGTAGTGTAATAGAATATATTTGATAAGAAAGTTTCTCTTTATTACTTAAGACTAAAGCATAATGAATACAAttcctacttccatacaatccaataCATCCTCTCCGGTAATTGGAGAGGCCCCTCTTACAGGTGCCACCATGGAGGTGGGATGGGCGGCAGCAGGAAGTGGGaccttctccatagtggcaccaaatttgtggaattccctctgtcttagtttacaaactgctccctacTTAGAGGCTTTCCGGCAGGGCCTTAAAACATACCTTTTTACTCTTGAGCTTTTTGATATGGACACTCAGGGCTTTTTTATGTTGCTTCAGTTCTGTTTTGATTTTTATTGTCTGCTActggtttgttttgctttttatcaGTCTTGGCTTTTCATAAGATTTTTTAGGTCACTTCTAGATTTTAagattttttaatatttaaactttaaaaaatattatgcttatttttttaattgcatttgggagccactttgaatgcctgagagggagataaagcagggtatgtataagtaagtaaataaataaattttaaaaacactcTACTTTTATCTCAAATATTCAATCAGTCATAAAGCATCCCCTCTAAGAGCttaatgtgaaaccagatcagaaagaaacacctgaaatgttgtggttcttgaaagatagaaccttctttcaactgtaaaaatccctatggggatttaaatagcttgcctatgtaaaccgccttgaataaagtctgaggagaaatctgacgaccaagaaaggcggtatataaatacatgtattattattattattattaacattttgACTGTGGATTGGATGACTTGCACTATCAACACTGAAACAGCCCTGCCTTTAGAGCTGTTCTATTCCAGCCAATAGGAATAATATGGATGTTCCTACACTGTAGTCTGTTGGGCCTGTTGCATCAAAATGATCATGACTACAGATTGCAGAAAGTAAAATTATACATAGAAAGCAAGTGCAACTTGCATGCTGTCATTATTAGCGTCTCAAGTTTTGGTACAGTTGGTGAACACTGAAGCATTGGATCTTTTTGCAATCTCACTGCAGTTGAGTAGGAGTGTGAAGGAAAGACAGATCTCTCTTTAAGAATTTCAAAGGGTCAAAGTTGATCACCTGTTCATTTATGTATCCAGCATGAGAACAAGCTTCTGAATGACAGAAGATTATGCAAAGGTACAGCCACTAATAGCACCTAGTTCTACAGCTTTCTGACCCTGCCTGTTCTTAAAGGATTATTCAAATAATCAACCATTTAAAAGTTATAAACACCATTTTAGAATACTGACACTGAGCTAGTGTCAGTATGCTGACTCTCAGCTAGTGTCAGTGGTAGAATATTCTGTCTGCAACTACCTATaggtagttttttttcccccatagcaTTGCATACCAGCAACAAGAATGTTATGTAGTACTATACAGAAAAAATTCTGAGTGAGGCTAGCCTGCATAATGTACTGTTATATTATATGTGAATTTCTGGCCACAAGATTCCACACAAGGTGCAATTTCAAGCAGCCTCACTTCTGTGAAATGGGCCTCTCTCAAGGAGTGAAGGAAGCAGTCAACCAGACTGGATCCAAGGACTCCACAATCTCATCCCACCAAAGAGAGGCATGCGTTTTTCAGCTTCGATTTACTCTTTAGCGCCATAGGCATAGCAGCGGGTTTGTAGCCTTCAAAGAACTTAAGGTTCTTTGGATTGTGGCCACTGACAGCAATTTAAAGTTGCATGCTCTAAGATGCACGCTATGTTTATTCTAAAAACAGAAATCAGCTCTCTGAAGATAGCATCATCatgcacttagagcccaatcctgggctcggtgcacCGGCTCACCActagcacgcactgtcgcaaacattccgtaagcacatttgcaggccctaccacCAGTGAGCGCCGGTGGTGAGCTGGCGCTGGCTGGTGTCGGGCTACCACCAGGTGGGTACCCAACCTCTGCCTCTCAGTGGTCGTGTGGACCGCCGAGCAGCTAAGAGGTAAGCGGGAGCgtgagggaaggaggcgttccggggaggggggaggaggtgttcttgggaggtggggagagggtggggagaaggtgtacCAGGGGGACAGAGCAAAGAGGGACggaggcaggaccagtgcagcaatgctccaccagatccaaagcctccatgtctggctcaccgcccaacacggagacttttgattcactgccaaccttttcgttggtggtgaattgagtagccccattgcagggctactctcttttgctggggaaggagacaaaagtccccttctcccgaggagctgctggaggTTACCCGAagcacgcaggatgtggtggcagccattttcgatgctgctgcagccatgcaccccggacagctcaggatcaggctgcccatcaAGTAAATATGACCAAAATGCTAAATTATTTTTGTTCAACAAAAGAATCCTACCAGGaacatcatcatcttcttcatcaATATCTTCTGATTTTGGTACTTTGCTGTCCAACACTataaattacaataaataaataagaaataacTGTTGGGGGAAATTGTGATAATTTTCAAATTCTCTAACTAGGAATTGTTTAATACTTGCTAAGCTATAGTAAGGTAGACATAAAGCCCTTGTACAAGTGCACGCAAAATATCAATATACTTCTTGTAAAATTAGAAAAGCAAGGGAGCAATCAAATTGTTAAAGACTGTATTTCAATTCTAGTCATCCTAAAAATGGGACCTACTGTCCCAACAGAAATGTTCCTATTCAGGGATCCAGCCAGACTAGAACAAGAGTCTTAAATTGTTTGGGGCTCTCAAAGGGGTGaatgcccccccgccccccgatCATCAAAAAAGATTGCCCGGACTTGCTGCTAGTCCCAAACCTCAGCACTTTATTGGTATACAGCAAGCATATATAGTTTCTGGAGAGTAGAGGATTGGGCATGTAAATTTAGTCTCTTCTCCCCCTACATCACCCTATTCAttcctttttgaaaaaaattaattcacTCAATATTTCACAGTTCCAGCAGCTTACAAGTCCTTGttgactgtttaaaaaaaatttcattcaATTTCCAAGTTTGTGTTTTTCTGTGAGATCAGAGAGTCCTCCGAGTATGTAGGACCCATTAACATATTTTTGCAGTGGCTTGTTCTACCTATAACCCAACAGATGCAGGACTACACATTCCATGTTAGAAGGAATTATGTTATTTGAAACTCTAGGGAAAGGAGATATGTAAGGTGGAGAATAACAAAGCAAAAGAATagtgtacaaaaaaaaattacccacAGTAAGTTTTTAATTATTCATGTTACTAAGTAAGCATAAAAACAAGAAGTGTTCAGGTTTCAAAATCATCAGTGAGTTGTTTCAAGCAGAGATACCTACCTTGCCTTGGGAACTGTTCAGCTAACTTCCTGAGACTTGTTAAGCTGTCAGCACCCAACTGGCTTAAGATGCCAGGTAGCATTTCTGTTATTGGTTTAGCTTCAGCATGACCAGTAATTGCAAATGTATTTGCCGAAAGTGAAGCCTGGACCTTGGGATTGTTGAAATGAATAACCGTTCCATCATCTTTTATCATATTCACCTGTTTAAACACAGATTTAATAAGATAGTGTATCTTAATTTATGCAGCCAAAAGAAAGCATATTTTTACAGTTAAGAAAAAACACCAAGATATATTTTGCTGCTGTGGGCATTCATAACAATGGTATTTAAATAAGTGgtatttaaataaatacctaCAGAATTAGCAAGGCCTGAAATTAGAAAAGAGGTTTATATACACTATGTTAATAGACATAATCCAAAAATACAAAAGCTGAATATGAAGGATTTGCAATGCAATTAGTATTTAGACTAATGCCTAACTAAATTTGTTTCAAAtaattttatttcacattttacaCTAGGGTTAAAATGTAAGTGGGGAAGAACTCTCCAGCATTCATAATTTTCATATAGATATTATGGGCTCTGGAATGTGTCATAAGCAAATGGGCACATTTCAAAATAAAGACTTACAAACAGAAGTTGTATGTAAACAATACAACATGTAAACCAGTTTGAAATCTATTTAAACTTCACTGCTCTTTGCATctgtttaaaatataaaataaaaaatatttgtatccaAATAAGTGTGCTTAGAATCATAGCCCAATAACAATTTATATTTGAATTCTC from Tiliqua scincoides isolate rTilSci1 chromosome 4, rTilSci1.hap2, whole genome shotgun sequence encodes the following:
- the BTF3L4 gene encoding transcription factor BTF3 homolog 4, which produces MNQEKLAKLQAQVRIGGKGTARRKKKVVHRTATADDKKLQSSLKKLAVNNIAGIEEVNMIKDDGTVIHFNNPKVQASLSANTFAITGHAEAKPITEMLPGILSQLGADSLTSLRKLAEQFPRQVLDSKVPKSEDIDEEDDDVPDLVENFDEASKNEAN